One Pectobacterium colocasium DNA segment encodes these proteins:
- a CDS encoding VOC family protein — MNFHHLRIARPVSNLKLSCDMYCRGLKLKEVGSFSDHEGFSGYMLGHTDLGWHLEFTQCHHHAVSPSPSDEDLLVLYIADKVLWDEACSRMDEAGFARVSSFNPYWDKDGVTFHDHDGYRVVIQNRQWE; from the coding sequence GAGTAACCTGAAGCTCAGCTGTGACATGTATTGTCGTGGGCTTAAGCTAAAAGAAGTAGGTTCCTTTTCAGATCATGAGGGATTTAGTGGATATATGCTGGGTCATACTGACTTAGGCTGGCACCTTGAATTTACGCAATGCCACCACCATGCTGTATCACCTTCTCCATCAGATGAGGATTTACTGGTTCTGTACATCGCGGATAAGGTGTTATGGGACGAGGCATGTTCAAGAATGGACGAGGCCGGATTTGCTAGAGTCAGCTCGTTCAATCCTTACTGGGATAAAGATGGTGTGACTTTTCATGATCATGATGGGTACAGGGTTGTTATCCAGAACCGGCAGTGGGAATAA
- a CDS encoding ABC transporter substrate-binding protein — protein MKKHILTVTLLAGLASVSGAAQADKLDDIQKAGVVKIAVFDSNPPFGYVDPQSKKLVGYDVDIAEAIGKALGVKVELRATNPANRIPLLSSQKVDLIAANFTITDERAKQVNFSIPYFATGQKFIARKGVLKTPEDIKTLRIGADKGTVQEITLREHYPTAKVISYDDTPLAFAALRNGNVQAITQDDAKLVGLLANVPDAQKAEFEISPFSITKEYQGVGIPKGEERLTAKINDTLINLEKQGEAKTIYDRWFGPSTKSAQPRGDFTFAPLDQQPKS, from the coding sequence ATGAAAAAGCATATTTTGACAGTGACTTTGTTGGCCGGATTGGCTTCCGTTTCTGGTGCGGCACAGGCCGATAAACTGGATGATATTCAGAAAGCGGGCGTGGTGAAAATTGCTGTCTTCGACAGTAACCCGCCGTTTGGCTATGTCGATCCGCAGAGCAAAAAGCTGGTGGGGTATGATGTAGATATCGCCGAGGCGATTGGTAAGGCGCTGGGCGTGAAGGTGGAACTGCGCGCGACTAACCCGGCTAACCGTATTCCGTTGTTAAGTTCGCAGAAAGTCGATCTGATTGCTGCGAACTTCACCATTACCGATGAGCGCGCCAAGCAGGTTAACTTTAGTATTCCTTACTTCGCTACCGGACAAAAATTCATCGCCCGTAAAGGCGTGCTGAAAACGCCGGAAGATATTAAAACGCTGCGCATCGGCGCGGATAAAGGCACTGTGCAGGAAATTACCCTGCGTGAGCATTACCCGACCGCCAAAGTGATTTCCTATGACGATACGCCGTTGGCCTTTGCTGCGCTGCGTAACGGTAACGTTCAGGCCATCACGCAGGATGATGCCAAGCTGGTCGGTTTGCTGGCGAACGTACCTGATGCCCAGAAAGCCGAATTCGAAATCTCTCCGTTCAGCATTACCAAAGAGTATCAGGGGGTTGGGATTCCGAAGGGTGAAGAACGCCTGACGGCGAAAATTAACGACACGCTGATTAACCTGGAAAAACAGGGTGAGGCGAAGACGATCTACGATCGCTGGTTTGGGCCAAGCACGAAATCGGCTCAGCCGCGCGGCGATTTCACCTTTGCCCCGTTGGATCAGCAACCTAAATCCTGA
- a CDS encoding amino acid ABC transporter permease, translated as MDTALQSLESWLLAPQYLIWLWHGFLITLGISLSTIVLSTVLGFLLAAARDSQIRVLSGVVVAYSSLFRNTPLLVQLFFWYFGAGQLFPSSMMQWLNTPHTLSLFGTTLAWPSFEFLAGLAGLTLYSSAFIAEEIRSGIRGVARGQKYAAHALGLTGWQSMRYVVLPQALKIALPPLLGQYMNIVKNSSLTMAIGVAELSYASRQVETETLRTFQAFGVATVLYIVIIAVMEGWGMWRQQCSLAEKH; from the coding sequence ATGGATACGGCGCTGCAATCGCTTGAGTCGTGGCTGTTGGCTCCTCAGTACCTCATCTGGTTGTGGCACGGTTTTCTGATCACGCTGGGCATTTCCCTGAGTACGATCGTTCTGTCTACGGTGCTGGGGTTTCTGCTGGCTGCTGCCAGAGACAGCCAGATTCGGGTGCTGAGCGGTGTCGTGGTCGCTTACAGTTCGTTATTTCGTAATACGCCGCTGCTGGTGCAGCTGTTTTTCTGGTATTTCGGTGCCGGGCAGCTTTTTCCCTCATCGATGATGCAATGGCTGAACACCCCGCATACGCTTTCGCTTTTTGGTACGACGCTAGCGTGGCCTTCTTTTGAGTTTCTGGCAGGGCTGGCCGGGCTGACGCTCTACTCCAGTGCGTTTATTGCCGAGGAAATTCGCTCTGGTATTCGCGGCGTGGCGCGCGGGCAGAAGTACGCGGCGCATGCTCTGGGGTTAACCGGTTGGCAATCCATGCGCTATGTGGTGCTGCCGCAGGCGTTAAAAATCGCCCTGCCGCCGCTGCTGGGGCAATACATGAATATCGTTAAGAACTCGTCGTTGACGATGGCGATTGGCGTCGCTGAATTGTCTTACGCGTCGCGTCAGGTGGAGACGGAAACCTTACGCACGTTTCAGGCGTTTGGCGTGGCGACGGTGTTGTACATCGTGATTATTGCCGTGATGGAAGGTTGGGGTATGTGGCGCCAGCAGTGCAGTCTGGCGGAGAAACACTGA
- a CDS encoding amino acid ABC transporter permease, which yields MDFTVITDNLGYLIWGTFPDGPLGGAALTLVMSLLAGVASAILGTILGVALAMSRGVWSALLAMVLGFFRAIPVIMLIFWTYFLLPIVFGVDIPEITTVVCALALIASAYLAHGVKAGIVAIGRGQWQAGLSLGLSRWQVLWQIVLPQALRMMVPSFINQWISLIKDTSLAYIVGVGELTFLATQVNNRSMVYPMEVFLFVALVYFVFCLSLELLANRVNARFNQQEKQPTRRLLWWRNKPA from the coding sequence ATGGATTTTACTGTTATCACCGATAACCTCGGTTATTTGATATGGGGCACGTTCCCGGATGGCCCGCTGGGTGGCGCGGCGCTGACGCTAGTGATGAGTCTGCTGGCGGGCGTAGCCTCTGCCATCTTGGGTACGATTTTGGGCGTGGCGCTGGCAATGTCTCGGGGTGTCTGGAGCGCACTGTTGGCAATGGTGCTGGGGTTCTTCCGCGCGATTCCCGTCATTATGCTGATTTTCTGGACCTACTTTCTGCTGCCGATCGTTTTTGGCGTCGATATCCCTGAAATTACGACCGTGGTGTGTGCGCTGGCGCTGATCGCCTCGGCGTATCTGGCGCACGGCGTGAAGGCTGGCATTGTCGCGATTGGCCGCGGTCAGTGGCAGGCTGGACTCTCGCTGGGATTAAGCCGTTGGCAGGTACTCTGGCAGATTGTCCTGCCGCAGGCGCTGCGGATGATGGTGCCTTCTTTCATTAACCAGTGGATTTCCCTGATTAAAGACACCTCATTAGCCTACATTGTTGGCGTTGGCGAACTGACGTTTCTCGCTACGCAGGTCAATAACCGCAGCATGGTCTACCCGATGGAAGTTTTCCTGTTTGTCGCGCTGGTCTACTTTGTGTTTTGCCTGTCATTGGAACTGCTGGCTAACCGGGTTAACGCCCGTTTTAACCAGCAGGAAAAGCAACCGACGCGTCGTTTGCTGTGGTGGCGGAATAAGCCTGCCTGA
- the yieH gene encoding 6-phosphogluconate phosphatase translates to MPHIECVFFDCDGTLVDSEVLCCQAYVNIFIPYGVNLSLEEVIKTYKGVKLYEIIARISQQHGLTVSVEDAERHFRQEVKRLFDESLQPIEGARELAQSITVLMAVVSNGPVSKMQHSLGLTNMLDLFGDHLYSGYDLKKWKPDPAVLYHAAEQLQLPIEHCILVEDSAAGVQAGIAAGIPVFYYCADPHNQPIHHPLVTMFDDMRELPQIWREKGWNITAQ, encoded by the coding sequence ATGCCCCATATTGAATGCGTCTTCTTCGACTGTGACGGCACGCTGGTTGATAGCGAAGTGCTGTGTTGTCAGGCTTATGTGAATATCTTCATCCCATACGGGGTGAACTTATCGCTGGAGGAGGTGATAAAAACCTACAAGGGCGTGAAGCTGTACGAGATTATTGCCCGCATCAGCCAGCAGCATGGCTTAACCGTATCGGTAGAAGACGCGGAGCGTCATTTCCGGCAAGAGGTGAAACGGCTGTTCGATGAGTCCCTGCAACCTATCGAGGGCGCACGTGAGTTAGCGCAGTCCATTACCGTTCTGATGGCCGTGGTGTCCAATGGACCGGTCAGTAAAATGCAGCATTCACTCGGCCTGACGAATATGCTCGATCTGTTTGGCGACCATCTCTACAGCGGCTACGATCTGAAAAAGTGGAAGCCCGATCCGGCGGTGCTGTATCACGCTGCCGAGCAGCTACAGCTTCCGATTGAGCACTGCATTTTGGTTGAAGACTCCGCCGCTGGCGTACAGGCTGGCATCGCTGCGGGCATTCCGGTGTTCTATTACTGCGCCGATCCCCATAATCAGCCGATTCATCACCCGCTGGTCACGATGTTCGATGATATGCGTGAACTGCCGCAGATCTGGCGCGAAAAGGGCTGGAACATCACCGCGCAGTAG
- a CDS encoding NCS2 family permease, which produces MNKLQPGLATEQGLLERVFKLKQHGTTARTETIAGFTTFLTMVYIVFVNPQILGAAGMDTKAVFVTTCLIAAFGSILMGLLANLPVALAPAMGLNAFFAFVVVGAMGLPWQVAMGAIFWGAIGFLLLTIFQIRYWMIANIPLSLRLGIASGIGLFIAMMGLKNAGIIVPNPETLVTIGNLTSHSVLLGALGFFIIVALASRNIHAAVLISIVVTTSIGLLLGDVKFAGVFSMPPSVTSVVGQVDLAGALNLGMSGIIFSFMLVNLFDSSGTLIGVTDKAGLVDARGKFPRMKQALYVDSVSSVAGSFIGTSSVTAYIESSSGVSVGGRTGLTAVIVGLLFLLVIFLSPLAGMVPAYAAAGALIYVGVLMTSSLARVKWDDLTEAVPAFITAVMMPFSFSITEGIALGFISYCVMKLTTGRWREISPCVVVVALLFLLKIVFIDGH; this is translated from the coding sequence ATGAATAAATTACAACCCGGTCTTGCTACCGAGCAGGGCCTGCTGGAGCGTGTGTTTAAACTTAAACAACACGGTACGACAGCACGTACGGAAACGATTGCCGGTTTCACGACGTTTTTGACGATGGTCTACATCGTTTTTGTTAACCCGCAGATTCTGGGCGCGGCGGGGATGGATACCAAAGCGGTCTTTGTGACCACCTGTTTGATTGCCGCATTCGGCAGTATTTTGATGGGGTTGCTGGCGAACCTGCCTGTGGCACTGGCTCCGGCAATGGGTCTGAATGCGTTTTTCGCTTTTGTCGTCGTCGGCGCGATGGGGCTGCCGTGGCAAGTTGCGATGGGTGCTATTTTCTGGGGCGCAATCGGTTTCCTGTTGCTGACCATTTTCCAGATTCGCTATTGGATGATCGCCAATATCCCGCTTAGCCTGCGTTTGGGTATCGCCAGCGGTATCGGGCTGTTCATTGCCATGATGGGTCTGAAAAATGCCGGCATTATCGTTCCTAACCCAGAAACGCTGGTGACCATTGGTAACCTGACGTCACACAGCGTGCTGCTGGGGGCGCTGGGCTTTTTCATTATTGTGGCGCTGGCGTCACGCAATATTCATGCTGCGGTGCTGATCTCCATCGTCGTGACCACCTCGATTGGCCTGCTACTGGGTGATGTGAAGTTTGCTGGCGTGTTCTCTATGCCGCCGAGCGTTACGTCGGTAGTTGGTCAGGTTGATTTGGCGGGGGCGTTAAATCTGGGAATGTCCGGCATTATTTTCTCTTTCATGCTGGTTAACCTGTTCGACTCCTCCGGTACGCTGATCGGCGTAACGGATAAAGCCGGTCTGGTCGATGCGCGCGGTAAGTTCCCGCGTATGAAACAAGCACTGTACGTTGATAGCGTTAGCTCTGTGGCCGGTTCATTTATCGGAACCTCCTCCGTTACAGCGTATATTGAAAGCTCCTCTGGCGTATCCGTCGGTGGACGCACCGGCCTGACTGCCGTCATCGTGGGTCTGCTGTTCCTGCTGGTAATCTTCCTGTCACCGTTGGCGGGTATGGTGCCTGCCTACGCGGCGGCTGGCGCATTGATTTACGTGGGCGTACTGATGACGTCCAGCCTGGCGCGTGTGAAGTGGGATGACCTGACGGAAGCGGTTCCAGCCTTTATTACCGCTGTGATGATGCCGTTCAGCTTCTCGATTACTGAAGGGATCGCGCTGGGCTTCATTTCTTACTGTGTGATGAAGCTAACGACGGGACGCTGGCGTGAAATCAGCCCATGCGTGGTTGTCGTTGCGCTGCTGTTCCTGCTGAAAATCGTGTTTATCGACGGGCATTAA
- a CDS encoding 4'-phosphopantetheinyl transferase family protein, with protein sequence MTCHFVRWTSTEALPDLQRLPDRLISSTQGFSAKRRERYLKSRVLLAEMMFYFFGYPLLPTLLESPEGRPYFADPNMPNFSIGYAGNTIAILLSEEGSVGMDIEIVHVRPTNQAIPQMQAQTQAEQAWIDAQRDPLEAATQLCTIRQSLMKIPGVNSHPPNHLKLHPASGRLRSTRIPTVEVMSDVDDYLAWACAHIPTLNRLIMWKYTSASGMRKAGEILQQQRQSLRYMKLTSHTIEKVTSIASQ encoded by the coding sequence ATGACCTGCCATTTTGTCAGGTGGACAAGCACGGAAGCGCTTCCTGACTTACAAAGACTGCCCGATAGGCTCATCTCATCAACACAAGGTTTTTCAGCCAAACGCCGCGAGCGTTATCTGAAAAGTCGCGTGCTGCTGGCTGAGATGATGTTCTATTTTTTCGGCTATCCGCTGTTACCCACACTGCTGGAGTCCCCTGAAGGACGCCCTTATTTTGCCGATCCCAATATGCCCAATTTCAGCATCGGCTATGCAGGCAACACCATCGCCATCCTCCTGAGTGAAGAAGGAAGCGTGGGTATGGATATCGAAATCGTTCATGTCAGGCCGACGAATCAGGCTATTCCACAGATGCAGGCGCAGACACAGGCCGAACAGGCGTGGATCGACGCTCAGCGCGATCCGCTGGAAGCGGCAACGCAGCTATGCACCATTCGCCAGTCATTAATGAAAATCCCTGGCGTAAACAGCCACCCTCCCAATCACCTGAAACTTCACCCCGCTTCTGGCAGGCTGCGTTCAACCCGCATCCCCACCGTAGAAGTGATGAGCGATGTTGATGATTATCTTGCCTGGGCCTGTGCCCATATACCGACGCTTAACCGATTGATCATGTGGAAATATACATCGGCATCGGGCATGAGAAAAGCGGGAGAAATTCTACAGCAACAGCGCCAGTCTTTACGCTATATGAAATTAACCAGCCATACGATAGAAAAAGTCACCTCTATCGCTTCACAGTAG
- a CDS encoding 4Fe-4S dicluster domain-containing protein: MNQFIIAEAEKCIGCRTCEIACAVAHSGGHSAQLRPSHFFPRLKVVKSASVSVPVLCRQCENAPCASVCPNDALVRDRDSIQVMQSRCIGCKSCVVACPFGAINVVTKASNDEGESHLTQSEVHKCDLCVDVAQSPSCVSVCPTSALRLVTADELRKQTLEKQRRSALGWPNH; the protein is encoded by the coding sequence ATGAACCAATTTATCATCGCTGAAGCAGAAAAATGTATCGGCTGCCGAACCTGTGAGATCGCCTGCGCGGTCGCCCATAGCGGCGGCCACAGCGCGCAGCTGAGGCCTTCTCACTTCTTTCCCCGCCTGAAGGTCGTCAAAAGCGCCAGCGTCAGCGTCCCTGTCCTGTGTCGGCAGTGTGAGAATGCACCCTGTGCCAGCGTCTGCCCAAATGACGCGCTGGTGCGGGATCGGGACAGCATCCAGGTGATGCAGTCCCGCTGCATCGGCTGCAAAAGCTGCGTCGTCGCTTGTCCCTTCGGGGCCATCAATGTGGTGACGAAAGCATCGAATGACGAAGGAGAATCACACCTCACGCAAAGCGAGGTTCACAAATGCGATTTGTGCGTGGATGTCGCCCAGAGCCCATCCTGCGTCAGCGTATGTCCAACATCGGCACTACGCTTAGTGACCGCAGATGAGCTGCGTAAGCAGACGCTGGAAAAACAGCGGCGTTCCGCGCTGGGATGGCCGAACCATTAG
- the aegA gene encoding formate-dependent uric acid utilization protein AegA, whose amino-acid sequence MNRFVIASTQDCMGCHACEIACVIAHNDERYPDSTTVFQPRIKAFNTPTLRAAVTCRHCEDAPCASVCPTQALIRKDNSIQLVQEKCIGCKSCVLACPFGAMSMVTNPADNSTVAHKCDLCADRPQGQACVEACPTQALQLVSEQTLVARRQEKQQMMALRSASHWQRETPVLKAQTTNPLSKRKNWPRQDAEKKPLTQRTSTFDEIYHGFSMQQTEDQADRCLSCGKRAICEWTCPLHNNIPELLSLAKQGRILEAVELSHQTSSLPEICGRVCPQDRLCEGACTLGKEYGAITIGNVERYITDTAMAMGWSPDMTHVVPSGKRAAIVGAGPAGLSCADVLARNGVQAVVFDRHPEIGGLLTFGIPSFKLDKDVLIHRREVFSAMGIEFRLNTEVGKDISLAQLLDDYDTVFLGVGTYRSMKANIDNEEAPGVFDALPFLIANTKHVMGLPEREDEPYISMAGKRVVVLGGGDTAMDCLRTSVRQGAVSVTCAYRRDEANMPGSKKEVKNSREEGVEFLFNVQPQKICLNEQGEVCGISLVRTELGEPDASGRRRPRPIPGSEFVQPAEAVITAFGFQSHNMPWLEEAGVNLDNWGYITTPLDSQIPCQTNHPRIFAGGDAVRGADLVVTAIADGRKAALGMMATMGLTAVTGTIPAHPQRPEMNATREEVRS is encoded by the coding sequence ATGAACCGATTTGTTATTGCCAGTACTCAAGACTGTATGGGGTGCCATGCATGCGAAATCGCCTGCGTCATTGCACACAATGATGAGCGGTATCCAGATAGCACCACGGTGTTTCAGCCCAGAATCAAGGCATTCAATACGCCAACGCTGCGGGCTGCCGTGACATGCCGTCACTGTGAAGATGCCCCTTGTGCCAGCGTGTGCCCAACGCAGGCCTTGATCAGAAAAGACAATAGCATTCAACTCGTTCAGGAAAAGTGTATTGGCTGTAAAAGCTGTGTACTGGCTTGCCCGTTCGGTGCGATGTCGATGGTGACCAACCCTGCGGACAACAGCACCGTCGCCCATAAATGCGATCTCTGCGCCGATCGCCCCCAAGGGCAAGCGTGCGTAGAAGCCTGCCCGACGCAAGCCTTGCAGTTAGTCAGCGAACAAACGTTAGTGGCTCGCCGTCAGGAAAAACAGCAGATGATGGCACTGCGTTCAGCCTCCCACTGGCAGCGTGAAACGCCTGTACTGAAGGCGCAGACAACCAATCCGCTCAGTAAAAGAAAGAACTGGCCGCGCCAGGATGCCGAGAAAAAGCCGCTGACCCAGAGAACCTCCACGTTTGATGAAATTTATCATGGCTTCTCTATGCAGCAGACGGAAGATCAGGCCGATCGCTGCCTTTCCTGTGGCAAACGCGCGATCTGTGAGTGGACCTGTCCGCTGCATAACAATATTCCTGAACTGCTGAGTCTGGCGAAGCAGGGGCGTATTCTTGAAGCCGTTGAGTTGTCGCACCAAACCAGCAGCCTGCCGGAAATCTGCGGTCGGGTGTGCCCGCAGGATCGGCTATGCGAAGGAGCCTGTACGCTGGGTAAAGAGTACGGTGCTATCACCATCGGCAACGTTGAGCGCTACATTACCGATACCGCCATGGCAATGGGCTGGTCGCCCGACATGACGCATGTCGTTCCCAGCGGTAAACGCGCGGCGATTGTCGGTGCGGGTCCGGCTGGGCTGTCTTGTGCCGATGTGCTGGCTCGCAACGGCGTACAGGCCGTGGTATTCGACCGTCACCCGGAAATTGGTGGGCTGCTCACGTTCGGCATTCCGTCGTTCAAGCTGGATAAAGACGTCCTGATTCATCGTCGTGAGGTGTTCAGCGCCATGGGAATCGAATTTCGACTGAATACCGAAGTGGGGAAAGATATTTCTCTGGCTCAACTTCTGGACGACTATGACACCGTTTTCCTCGGCGTAGGCACCTACCGCTCCATGAAGGCCAACATTGATAATGAAGAGGCTCCCGGCGTTTTCGATGCGCTTCCCTTCCTGATTGCCAATACCAAACACGTGATGGGTCTGCCTGAACGAGAGGATGAACCTTATATCTCGATGGCGGGCAAGCGCGTCGTGGTACTCGGCGGTGGAGATACCGCGATGGATTGTCTGCGCACGTCCGTCCGGCAGGGTGCGGTATCCGTCACCTGCGCGTATCGTCGTGATGAAGCCAACATGCCGGGCTCGAAAAAAGAAGTGAAGAACTCCCGTGAAGAAGGCGTAGAGTTCCTGTTTAACGTCCAGCCACAAAAAATCTGCCTCAATGAACAGGGCGAAGTCTGCGGGATTAGTCTGGTTCGCACCGAACTGGGCGAGCCTGACGCCAGCGGTCGTCGTCGTCCGCGCCCCATTCCTGGCTCAGAATTCGTGCAGCCTGCGGAAGCCGTGATCACCGCATTTGGCTTTCAGTCACACAACATGCCGTGGCTGGAAGAGGCCGGCGTCAATCTGGATAACTGGGGGTACATCACCACCCCGCTTGATAGCCAGATACCTTGCCAGACTAATCACCCGCGTATCTTTGCCGGTGGTGATGCCGTACGCGGTGCCGATCTGGTCGTGACCGCCATTGCCGACGGGCGCAAAGCCGCATTGGGAATGATGGCGACAATGGGGCTGACCGCCGTCACGGGTACGATTCCCGCGCATCCACAACGTCCTGAGATGAACGCAACCCGCGAGGAGGTTCGCTCATGA